One part of the Leucobacter triazinivorans genome encodes these proteins:
- a CDS encoding ABC transporter permease: MSREPAATPRGSDVGASARESGRPDGRARDARRAGGPGRPGSPVVRGSGSAPQGVHAARGIVAVGGTRPVAPEIAPPKRRPWALAIAILVVLGLLVASLAIGVYDIAGSDFGSEMFWITRVPRTLALVLAGAAMATSGLVMQMLTQNRFVDATTSGTTEWAALGLLLTALLLPDTGLFGKMVIASCFAFVGAMLFMLILRRIVIRTTLVVPLIGIMLGAIVSSFTTFLAAQFNLLQMLGTWFMGSFTAVVRGRYEVLWVVAVVTLLVFLMADRITVAGLGKDVATSVGVRYEAILIGGTALVAVAAGVTTVVVGFLPLLGLVVPNMVSMIRGDNVRSNLPWVCLGGIALVVACDLVGRTIIMPFEIPVSMVLGLVGAVVFITLLLRQRRAV; encoded by the coding sequence ATGAGTCGGGAACCCGCTGCGACCCCGCGGGGTAGCGACGTCGGGGCGTCCGCTCGTGAGAGCGGACGCCCCGACGGGCGTGCGCGCGATGCGCGCCGCGCGGGGGGCCCGGGGCGTCCCGGCAGCCCGGTCGTACGCGGATCCGGCTCGGCCCCGCAAGGGGTGCACGCCGCGCGCGGCATCGTCGCCGTCGGCGGCACGCGTCCGGTCGCCCCCGAGATCGCCCCGCCGAAGCGTCGGCCGTGGGCGCTCGCCATCGCGATCCTCGTGGTCCTCGGGTTGCTGGTGGCCTCGCTCGCCATCGGCGTCTACGACATCGCCGGGAGCGACTTCGGCTCGGAGATGTTCTGGATCACCCGGGTGCCGCGCACGCTGGCACTCGTGCTCGCTGGCGCTGCGATGGCCACGAGCGGTCTCGTGATGCAGATGCTCACGCAGAACCGGTTCGTCGACGCTACGACGTCGGGTACTACCGAATGGGCCGCGCTGGGCCTGCTGCTCACCGCGCTGCTGCTGCCCGATACGGGTCTCTTCGGCAAGATGGTGATCGCGAGCTGTTTCGCATTCGTCGGGGCGATGCTCTTCATGCTCATCCTGCGCCGGATCGTGATCCGCACGACGCTCGTCGTGCCGCTGATCGGCATCATGCTCGGTGCGATCGTCAGTTCGTTCACCACCTTCCTTGCCGCCCAGTTCAACCTGCTGCAGATGCTCGGGACCTGGTTCATGGGCAGCTTCACCGCGGTGGTCCGCGGACGCTACGAGGTGCTGTGGGTGGTGGCCGTCGTCACCCTGCTCGTGTTTCTGATGGCGGATCGCATCACGGTCGCCGGCCTCGGCAAGGACGTCGCGACGAGCGTCGGCGTGCGCTACGAGGCGATCCTCATCGGCGGCACGGCGCTCGTCGCGGTTGCCGCCGGCGTGACCACCGTGGTGGTCGGATTCCTCCCCCTGCTCGGTCTCGTGGTGCCGAACATGGTCTCGATGATCCGGGGCGACAACGTGCGCAGCAACCTGCCCTGGGTCTGCCTCGGCGGCATCGCGCTCGTGGTCGCCTGCGACCTCGTGGGGCGCACCATCATCATGCCCTTCGAGATCCCGGTCTCCATGGTGCTCGGCCTCGTCGGCGCCGTGGTCTTCATCACGCTGCTGCTGAGGCAGCGGAGGGCCGTGTGA
- a CDS encoding protoporphyrinogen/coproporphyrinogen oxidase, producing MPADRVAAAGADDGNRDGEGSVGADPSDAGSRGSAPSGTGSADPAGARTVAVVGGGISGLVAARELALAGAHVLLFEADDRLGGRVRSETVADATIDIGAEAFATRGGGVADLLAELGLGAEIVNPAPLGSWVVSAARAVPLPAAGTIGIPAAPLSRDAVRVLGLVGALRAALEPALPRSAGRGGSLAELVRARLGARVLERLVRPVVLGVHSSDPAELSISAVPGLADAFDRRGSLVAAARELRDSRTAAGGAVAGLRAGMGALVAALVAELDRLGVAVRAETAVSALRSRDAGGGWTVLTGPETGPETGPAGAAEATALDVDAVILAVPESVARRLLDAPPSAPEGRVEVVALLVEDPRLNRAPRGTGALVAEDAGSRIAAKALTHVTAKWPARAAALGAGRHILRLSYGRVGSAPATDGLNDEETTRLALRDASRILGVELEPGAVRAVRRRAWIAGSSTVAAAPMPEPRGIACAGDWVSGTGLASVVPGARAAARRIMEPTRSDPVSGRSAAVAASRTASHRSASSRTEPHPTEPHREGVQER from the coding sequence ATGCCCGCTGACCGAGTCGCGGCTGCAGGCGCCGATGACGGGAATCGCGATGGCGAGGGATCCGTCGGCGCGGATCCCTCCGATGCCGGGTCCCGCGGCTCGGCCCCGAGCGGCACCGGATCGGCCGACCCGGCTGGCGCGCGCACGGTCGCGGTCGTCGGCGGAGGGATCTCGGGGCTCGTCGCGGCGCGGGAGCTCGCGCTCGCAGGTGCGCACGTGCTGCTGTTCGAGGCGGATGACCGTCTCGGCGGCCGCGTGCGCAGCGAGACCGTCGCCGACGCGACCATCGACATCGGAGCCGAGGCCTTCGCCACCCGGGGCGGCGGCGTCGCCGATCTGCTCGCCGAACTCGGCCTGGGCGCCGAGATCGTGAACCCGGCGCCGCTCGGCTCGTGGGTCGTGTCCGCTGCGCGCGCCGTGCCGCTGCCGGCGGCGGGGACCATCGGGATCCCGGCGGCGCCCCTCTCGCGAGATGCGGTGCGGGTGCTCGGCCTCGTCGGGGCGCTGCGCGCCGCGCTCGAGCCGGCGCTGCCGCGCAGTGCGGGCCGCGGGGGATCCCTCGCCGAACTCGTGCGAGCCCGCCTCGGAGCGCGCGTGCTCGAGCGCCTCGTGCGACCGGTGGTGCTCGGCGTGCACTCCAGCGACCCGGCCGAGCTGTCGATCTCGGCGGTGCCCGGCCTCGCGGACGCGTTCGATCGCCGCGGATCGCTCGTGGCCGCCGCTCGCGAGCTGCGCGACAGCCGCACCGCTGCCGGGGGCGCCGTGGCGGGGCTCCGTGCGGGGATGGGGGCTCTCGTCGCGGCGCTCGTCGCCGAGCTCGACCGCCTGGGAGTGGCGGTGCGCGCCGAAACCGCGGTGAGCGCCCTGCGCAGCCGCGACGCCGGCGGGGGTTGGACGGTGCTGACCGGGCCCGAGACCGGGCCCGAGACCGGGCCCGCGGGCGCCGCCGAAGCCACCGCTCTCGACGTCGACGCCGTGATCCTCGCCGTCCCCGAGAGCGTCGCCCGACGCCTGCTCGACGCGCCCCCGTCCGCGCCCGAGGGGCGTGTCGAGGTCGTCGCCCTGCTCGTGGAGGATCCGCGCCTGAATCGTGCCCCGCGCGGCACGGGCGCGCTGGTCGCCGAGGACGCCGGGTCGCGCATCGCCGCGAAGGCGCTCACGCACGTCACCGCGAAGTGGCCCGCCCGCGCGGCGGCTCTCGGCGCCGGCCGCCACATCCTCCGCCTCTCGTACGGCCGCGTCGGCAGCGCCCCGGCGACCGACGGCCTGAACGACGAGGAGACGACCCGCCTCGCCCTCCGGGATGCCTCGCGCATCCTCGGCGTCGAGCTCGAACCGGGGGCGGTTCGCGCCGTGCGCCGACGGGCGTGGATCGCGGGATCCTCGACCGTCGCCGCGGCGCCGATGCCCGAACCGCGCGGCATCGCCTGCGCGGGGGACTGGGTGAGCGGTACCGGGCTCGCCTCGGTCGTGCCCGGCGCTCGCGCAGCCGCGAGGAGGATCATGGAACCGACGCGCTCGGATCCGGTGTCCGGTCGATCGGCTGCCGTCGCGGCGAGCCGCACCGCATCGCACCGCAGCGCATCGAGCCGCACCGAGCCGCACCCCACCGAGCCGC
- a CDS encoding siderophore ABC transporter substrate-binding protein — translation MSNRLIRTASVAALTLSAALLLSACSSSAPEDSADASGASEAAGTIVITDNHGEVEVPVDPATVVALDNTSFDTLEEWGVELAAVPKGVMGSAWPGYTDNEDVADVGNHREPNLEVIVAEQPDLIIGGYRFGDYYDQIKEQNPQAAVIEIAPREGEDQFEELKRQTEILGQIFDREDDAAALNDGLDAAIAGAKEAYNGTDTVMAVNTSAGQIGYLAPVVGRGLGPVFPALGWQPALEVEGATDDHQGDDINVEAIADSNPDWIVALDRDAAFAPEDREAGSEPADELLTNSEALQNVTAVQQDRIVILDPNFYLTEGIQAYTELFGQLEEAFSAA, via the coding sequence GTGTCCAACCGCCTCATCCGAACCGCCTCCGTCGCGGCGCTGACGCTCAGCGCCGCACTCCTGCTCTCGGCCTGCTCGTCGAGCGCCCCGGAGGATTCCGCCGACGCGAGCGGGGCGAGTGAAGCCGCGGGCACGATCGTCATCACCGACAACCACGGCGAGGTCGAGGTGCCGGTCGATCCCGCGACGGTCGTCGCGCTCGACAACACGTCGTTCGACACCCTGGAGGAGTGGGGCGTCGAGCTCGCCGCCGTGCCCAAGGGCGTCATGGGATCGGCCTGGCCCGGCTACACCGACAACGAGGACGTCGCCGACGTGGGCAATCACCGCGAGCCGAACCTCGAGGTGATCGTGGCCGAGCAGCCGGACCTGATCATCGGCGGCTACCGCTTCGGCGACTACTACGACCAGATCAAGGAGCAGAACCCTCAGGCGGCCGTCATCGAGATCGCGCCGCGCGAGGGCGAGGACCAGTTCGAGGAGCTCAAGCGTCAGACCGAGATCCTCGGCCAGATCTTCGACCGCGAAGACGACGCCGCGGCGCTGAACGACGGCCTCGACGCGGCGATCGCCGGCGCGAAGGAGGCCTACAACGGCACCGACACCGTGATGGCGGTCAACACCTCGGCCGGTCAGATCGGCTACCTCGCGCCCGTGGTGGGCCGCGGTCTCGGACCGGTGTTCCCGGCGCTCGGCTGGCAGCCCGCGCTCGAGGTCGAGGGCGCGACGGACGACCACCAGGGCGACGACATCAACGTCGAGGCCATCGCGGATTCCAATCCCGACTGGATCGTGGCGCTCGACCGCGACGCGGCCTTCGCACCCGAGGACCGCGAGGCCGGCTCGGAACCGGCCGATGAGCTGCTCACGAACTCCGAGGCGCTGCAGAACGTCACCGCGGTGCAGCAGGACCGCATCGTGATCCTCGACCCGAACTTCTACCTCACCGAGGGCATCCAGGCCTACACCGAGCTGTTCGGACAGCTCGAGGAGGCGTTCTCGGCCGCATGA
- a CDS encoding ATP-binding cassette domain-containing protein, producing MALSGVEKAYVGRHVLGPVDLTIERGGVTALIGPNGAGKSTMLTIIGRLLEADSGRVTVGGLDVRTAKSKELARVVSILKQENHFMARLTVRQLVAFGRFPHSAGRLTETDERAIHAAIAFLDLAGMEDRFIDELSGGQRQRAFVAMVLAQDTDYVLLDEPLTGLDMRHAVGMMGQVRAAADGLGKTVVLVIHDVNFAAAYADRIVALSEGRVVASGTPEEIITSEVLERVFETPVDVIECDGRRVAVYYRH from the coding sequence ATCGCGCTGAGCGGCGTCGAGAAAGCCTACGTGGGTCGGCACGTGCTCGGCCCGGTCGATCTCACGATCGAGCGCGGCGGCGTCACGGCGCTCATCGGCCCCAACGGCGCCGGCAAGTCGACGATGCTCACGATCATCGGCCGCCTGCTCGAGGCCGACAGCGGCCGCGTGACGGTCGGCGGGCTCGACGTGCGCACGGCGAAGTCGAAGGAGCTCGCCCGGGTGGTCTCGATCCTCAAGCAGGAGAACCACTTCATGGCGCGGCTGACCGTGCGGCAGCTCGTCGCGTTCGGCCGCTTCCCGCACTCGGCGGGCCGGCTTACCGAGACCGACGAGCGGGCGATCCACGCGGCGATCGCGTTTCTCGACCTCGCAGGGATGGAGGATCGGTTCATCGACGAGCTCTCGGGCGGTCAGCGGCAGCGCGCCTTCGTCGCGATGGTGCTCGCGCAGGACACCGACTACGTGCTGCTCGACGAACCGCTCACGGGGCTCGACATGCGGCACGCGGTCGGCATGATGGGGCAGGTGCGTGCTGCCGCTGACGGGCTGGGAAAGACGGTGGTGCTGGTGATCCACGACGTCAACTTCGCGGCCGCGTACGCCGACCGCATCGTTGCGCTCTCGGAGGGGCGCGTCGTCGCGTCGGGCACGCCGGAGGAGATCATCACCTCCGAGGTTCTCGAGCGCGTCTTCGAGACGCCCGTCGACGTGATCGAGTGCGACGGGCGGCGGGTGGCGGTCTACTACCGGCACTAG
- a CDS encoding GNAT family N-acetyltransferase: protein MRIRRIARPGDTDAFGSAEQDIAAASALVREAYEGDYRLEEAYLAEIADVRGRAAAAEVWVAEDPGSGALLGTVTVPRPGTRLHEDTAEDEMDVRLLGVARHARGRGVGERLMLHCVDLARRRGAARLVLHTASQMRAAIRLYERMGFTRIPERECEFVAAGETRRLMAYGIWLDNRV, encoded by the coding sequence ATGCGCATCCGCAGGATCGCCCGCCCCGGCGATACCGACGCGTTCGGCTCAGCGGAGCAGGACATCGCCGCCGCGAGCGCGCTCGTGCGCGAGGCCTATGAGGGCGACTACCGACTCGAGGAGGCCTACCTCGCCGAGATCGCAGACGTGCGCGGCAGAGCCGCTGCGGCTGAGGTGTGGGTGGCCGAGGATCCGGGATCCGGCGCTCTGCTCGGCACTGTCACGGTGCCGCGACCCGGGACGCGGCTGCACGAGGACACCGCCGAGGACGAGATGGACGTGCGACTGCTCGGGGTCGCCCGCCACGCGCGCGGCCGCGGGGTCGGCGAACGCCTCATGCTGCACTGCGTCGATCTGGCGCGCCGCCGAGGGGCGGCTCGACTCGTGCTGCACACGGCGTCTCAGATGCGCGCCGCGATCCGGCTCTACGAACGGATGGGGTTCACGCGGATCCCGGAGCGCGAGTGCGAGTTCGTCGCCGCGGGCGAGACGCGCCGGCTGATGGCCTACGGGATCTGGCTCGACAACCGCGTCTGA
- the hemE gene encoding uroporphyrinogen decarboxylase: MNFLPASHPLVDGRTSDATLIRALRGDRPERVPVWFMRQAGRSLPEYRSIRADHRMLDACVNPDLASEITLQPVRRHGVDAAVFFSDIVVPLMLAGVDVDLVAGRGPVFAQPVRSAADVARCRAEFTADRLREALEPVREAVRLTVAQLGGTPLIGFAGAPFTLAAYLVEGGPSRDHLRARTLMHADPAAWRELLDWAAELSGAFLEAQVEAGASAVQLFDSWAGSLSAADYREHVAPASRRTLDAVRGIAYRHPLRDGYAVQQETVPMIHFAVGSGHLLEELAEVGVSALGVDWRTPLDDASRRLGDALPLQGNLDPAFLGAPAAQLEAHLDEVLRRGSRAPAHILNLGHGVPPETDPAVLTRIVELAHAR, from the coding sequence ATGAACTTCCTCCCAGCTTCGCACCCCCTCGTCGACGGCCGCACGAGCGACGCCACCCTGATCCGCGCCCTCCGCGGCGATCGGCCCGAGCGCGTGCCCGTCTGGTTCATGCGCCAGGCGGGCCGCTCGCTGCCCGAATACCGCAGTATCCGCGCCGATCATCGTATGCTCGACGCCTGCGTGAATCCCGACCTCGCGAGCGAGATCACGCTGCAGCCGGTGCGGCGCCACGGGGTGGACGCCGCGGTCTTCTTCAGCGACATCGTGGTGCCGCTGATGCTGGCCGGGGTCGACGTCGATCTGGTCGCGGGGCGCGGCCCCGTCTTCGCTCAGCCCGTGCGCAGCGCGGCCGACGTGGCGCGGTGCCGGGCCGAGTTCACTGCGGATCGGCTCCGCGAGGCGCTCGAACCCGTGCGCGAGGCGGTGCGCCTGACGGTCGCGCAGCTCGGCGGCACGCCGCTCATCGGCTTCGCCGGCGCCCCGTTCACGCTCGCCGCCTATCTCGTGGAGGGCGGGCCGTCCCGGGACCATCTGCGCGCTCGCACGCTCATGCACGCCGACCCCGCTGCCTGGCGCGAGCTGCTCGACTGGGCCGCCGAGCTCAGCGGGGCGTTCCTCGAGGCGCAGGTCGAGGCCGGGGCGAGTGCGGTGCAGCTGTTCGACTCCTGGGCGGGCTCGCTGAGCGCCGCGGACTACCGGGAGCACGTCGCGCCCGCCTCCCGCCGCACCCTCGACGCGGTGCGTGGGATCGCCTACCGGCATCCGCTGCGCGACGGCTACGCCGTGCAGCAGGAGACCGTCCCCATGATCCACTTCGCGGTCGGCTCCGGGCACCTGCTCGAGGAGCTCGCCGAGGTGGGCGTCAGCGCGCTCGGCGTCGACTGGCGCACCCCGCTCGACGACGCCAGCCGCCGGCTCGGCGACGCCCTGCCCCTGCAGGGCAATCTCGACCCCGCCTTCCTCGGCGCTCCCGCGGCGCAGCTCGAGGCGCATCTCGACGAGGTGCTGCGGCGCGGCTCGCGGGCACCCGCGCACATCCTGAACCTGGGCCACGGCGTGCCGCCCGAGACCGATCCCGCCGTGCTCACCCGCATCGTCGAACTTGCGCATGCCCGCTGA
- a CDS encoding iron chelate uptake ABC transporter family permease subunit yields the protein MESIVKLASTGAPPIERAPRGPRWREALPFIAVYAAAAIFAVAILVYDNPAPAGSPGFWIIVQSRLTALGTIAFVAVSQALATVLFHTATSNRILTPSILGFDALYVLIQTALVFVFGTAAASMEGIPKIIAQSVLMVLFATLLYGWLFSGKRANLHLLLLVGVVLGIGFGSVSTFMQRMLTPSEFDVLSARLFGSIGKGNPDYLPIAAAVVLAILVFTWNRRRTYDVVALGRDVAIGLGVHYRREVVTVLVLVAVLVSVSATMVGPMTFYGFLVATLAYQFARGDSHAEIIPLAIGIGLVTLLGATFVLRHIFSAAGLVTVIIEFAGGLLFLIVLLRKGMR from the coding sequence ATGGAGAGCATCGTGAAGCTCGCGAGCACCGGCGCGCCGCCGATCGAGCGCGCTCCCCGCGGTCCGCGCTGGCGCGAAGCGCTGCCGTTCATCGCGGTCTACGCGGCGGCGGCGATCTTCGCCGTCGCGATCCTCGTCTACGACAATCCCGCGCCGGCGGGCAGCCCCGGGTTCTGGATCATCGTGCAGTCGCGCCTCACCGCGCTCGGCACCATTGCGTTCGTCGCCGTGAGCCAGGCGCTCGCCACCGTGCTCTTCCACACGGCCACCTCCAACCGGATCCTCACCCCCTCCATCCTGGGCTTCGACGCGCTCTACGTGCTCATCCAGACCGCGCTGGTGTTCGTGTTCGGCACGGCCGCGGCGAGCATGGAGGGGATCCCCAAGATCATCGCGCAGAGCGTGCTGATGGTGCTCTTCGCGACGCTGCTCTACGGCTGGCTGTTCTCGGGCAAGCGCGCCAATCTGCACCTGCTGCTGCTCGTCGGGGTGGTGCTCGGGATCGGCTTCGGCTCGGTCTCCACGTTCATGCAGCGCATGCTCACGCCGAGCGAGTTCGATGTGCTGAGCGCGAGGCTCTTCGGCAGCATCGGCAAGGGCAACCCCGACTATCTGCCCATCGCTGCGGCGGTCGTGCTTGCGATCCTCGTCTTCACCTGGAATCGCCGCCGCACCTACGACGTGGTCGCGCTCGGCCGGGACGTGGCGATCGGGCTCGGGGTGCACTATCGTCGCGAGGTCGTGACCGTGCTCGTGCTCGTCGCGGTGCTGGTGTCGGTGTCGGCGACGATGGTCGGGCCGATGACCTTCTACGGGTTTCTGGTGGCGACGCTCGCCTATCAATTCGCCAGGGGCGACTCGCACGCGGAGATCATTCCGCTCGCGATCGGCATCGGCCTCGTCACCCTGCTGGGGGCCACGTTCGTGCTGCGCCACATATTCAGCGCAGCGGGGCTCGTGACCGTGATCATCGAGTTCGCGGGCGGCCTGCTGTTCTTGATCGTCCTGCTGAGGAAGGGGATGCGGTGA
- a CDS encoding glutamyl-tRNA reductase, producing MLLCLSVDHRNADLDLLERIERRTESVTTALSDTGIARGAVVLATCNRFEAYLDAPGLAPEEALDGLARAADLAPSELANACAVHRGDAVAEHLFAVSSGLESASVGEGEISGQVRRAIDAARASGRSSTELERLFQHAVVVSKQVKHRTGLQTQGRSLVQLALAMVDSRVGDWRAARILLIGTGAYAGASLAALRSRGAQLVSVYSPSGRAAGFADSHGIRAVAPETLDAELRSTDLVVACSSVNEPLLTRGRFDETVTEGSAPFCARFGRLETPEPPRARPRLLIDMGLPRNISPDVAGVAGVELLDLETIALHAPIPELGAELEARDIVRTAAAEFAAVRAERDAVPALRELRAFVDEILEEEVARRRGRAADGERAGEVEAALRHLAGRLLHRPTVRLRELGRGGRAADGIAAVSALFGDAPVGS from the coding sequence ATGCTGCTTTGCCTCTCCGTCGATCATCGGAACGCCGATCTCGACCTGCTCGAACGCATCGAGCGCCGCACTGAATCGGTGACGACGGCGCTGAGCGATACCGGGATCGCCCGCGGCGCCGTCGTGCTGGCGACCTGCAACCGGTTCGAGGCCTACCTCGACGCCCCCGGCCTCGCTCCCGAGGAAGCGTTGGACGGGCTGGCGCGCGCGGCCGATCTCGCCCCCTCCGAGCTCGCGAACGCCTGCGCCGTGCACCGTGGGGACGCGGTGGCGGAGCACCTCTTCGCCGTCTCGAGCGGCCTCGAGTCGGCTTCAGTCGGCGAGGGCGAGATCTCCGGGCAGGTGCGTCGCGCCATCGACGCGGCCCGCGCCTCGGGCCGGTCGAGCACGGAGCTCGAGCGCCTCTTCCAGCACGCCGTCGTCGTCTCGAAGCAGGTGAAGCACCGCACCGGTCTGCAGACCCAGGGCCGCTCGCTCGTGCAGCTCGCCCTCGCGATGGTCGACAGCCGCGTCGGCGACTGGCGGGCGGCGCGCATCCTCCTCATCGGAACCGGCGCATACGCCGGCGCAAGCCTCGCCGCGCTGCGCTCCCGCGGGGCCCAGCTCGTCAGCGTCTACTCGCCGTCGGGCCGCGCCGCGGGCTTCGCGGACTCGCACGGCATTCGCGCGGTCGCACCCGAGACCTTGGACGCCGAGCTGCGCAGCACCGACCTCGTGGTGGCGTGCAGCAGCGTGAACGAACCGCTGCTCACCCGCGGCCGATTCGACGAGACCGTCACCGAGGGCAGCGCGCCGTTCTGCGCGCGCTTCGGCCGTCTCGAGACGCCGGAGCCGCCACGCGCGAGACCGCGTCTGCTCATCGACATGGGCCTGCCGCGCAACATCTCGCCCGACGTCGCCGGCGTCGCAGGTGTGGAACTGCTCGACCTGGAGACGATCGCGCTGCACGCGCCGATCCCCGAGCTCGGCGCCGAGCTCGAGGCGCGCGACATCGTGCGCACCGCCGCAGCGGAGTTCGCCGCGGTGCGGGCCGAGCGCGACGCCGTACCCGCGCTGCGCGAGCTGCGTGCGTTCGTCGACGAGATCCTCGAGGAGGAAGTCGCGCGGCGGCGCGGCCGAGCCGCGGACGGCGAACGCGCCGGCGAGGTGGAGGCGGCCCTGCGGCACCTGGCGGGGCGGCTGCTGCACCGCCCGACCGTACGGCTGCGCGAGCTCGGGCGCGGGGGTCGCGCCGCCGACGGGATCGCGGCAGTCTCGGCGCTGTTCGGGGACGCGCCCGTCGGCTCATAG